The Methylomicrobium lacus LW14 genome window below encodes:
- a CDS encoding (2Fe-2S)-binding protein → MTTLLINGTQHQIDAEDDMPLLWAIRDLAGLSGTKYGCGMGLCGACSIMLDGKLTFSCTLPVSAAQGKAITTIEGLATDKGLHPVQQAWVEQDVPQCGYCQSGQIIAAAALLKQNPHPSDEEIRAKMSNLCRCGTYQQIFAAIKRAAEIQGAQS, encoded by the coding sequence ATGACAACCTTACTGATCAACGGGACTCAGCATCAGATCGATGCCGAAGACGACATGCCCTTGCTTTGGGCGATTCGCGACCTGGCAGGTTTATCCGGCACCAAATACGGCTGCGGCATGGGTCTGTGCGGAGCCTGTTCAATCATGCTCGACGGCAAGCTGACCTTCTCCTGCACCCTGCCGGTCAGCGCGGCGCAAGGCAAGGCGATTACCACGATAGAGGGTCTCGCGACCGATAAAGGCTTGCACCCGGTGCAACAGGCCTGGGTCGAGCAGGACGTTCCGCAGTGCGGCTATTGCCAGTCCGGCCAGATCATCGCGGCGGCGGCCTTGTTGAAGCAGAATCCGCATCCGAGCGATGAGGAAATCCGCGCGAAGATGAGCAACCTCTGCCGCTGCGGTACCTATCAGCAAATCTTTGCCGCGATCAAACGCGCCGCCGAAATCCAGGGAGCGCAGTCATGA
- a CDS encoding nucleotidyltransferase family protein yields the protein MPDAYPNVHALILAAGGSRRLGRPKQLLRWRGQTLLERAIGSAQEVLPGRVIVVLGAHAESIRAAIDLSSVETLQNPDWQDGLASSLRLGIKALPASAEAVLILLCDQPLIDSAHLAALLDAWRSESARIVASQYHLSCGVPALFPAAYFERLQTVTGDKGAKPLLIEFDACVLKIPCARAELDIDTRSDFERLTGQAFAEE from the coding sequence ATGCCTGATGCCTATCCGAATGTTCATGCGCTGATCCTGGCCGCGGGCGGCTCCCGCCGCCTGGGCAGGCCGAAGCAATTGCTGCGTTGGCGGGGCCAAACCCTGCTCGAACGGGCGATCGGCAGCGCGCAAGAGGTATTGCCCGGACGGGTGATCGTCGTGCTCGGCGCGCATGCGGAGTCGATCCGCGCGGCGATCGATTTAAGCTCGGTCGAAACGCTGCAAAACCCCGACTGGCAGGACGGTCTTGCCTCGTCGCTCAGACTAGGGATCAAGGCCTTGCCGGCTTCGGCCGAAGCGGTGCTGATCCTGTTGTGCGATCAGCCTTTGATCGATTCGGCGCATCTTGCGGCGTTGCTCGACGCCTGGCGGAGTGAATCTGCCCGTATCGTCGCCAGTCAATATCATTTATCCTGTGGTGTACCGGCGCTGTTTCCGGCGGCGTATTTTGAGCGCCTGCAAACAGTGACCGGCGACAAAGGCGCCAAACCGTTGTTGATCGAGTTCGATGCGTGCGTGCTGAAGATTCCGTGCGCGCGGGCCGAACTCGATATCGATACGCGAAGTGATTTTGAACGTTTAACCGGGCAGGCATTTGCCGAGGAGTAA
- a CDS encoding XdhC family protein, with protein sequence MANQLYTLVDVFRNLDPDSGDFVLATIIETQGSTYRKAGARMLITHDGECLGLLSGGCFEGDLVERSRSVFASGQAATVRYDMRSPDDVVWGLGLGCNGAVKILLQLLRAEENFFPLDALAQATCNDRRGVLVTVTESTHPPLPAGRSLFFSAEDFENAPAPWPHDLIAAARQTLPDDKPHLETHLVEGHALTVFYDPIRPLSHLLIVGVGADAVPLLQCAKALGWRVTLVDHRPAYLKPERFASADRLLYCPPPALAGTLPLDRFDALVLMTHSLDYDARYLKVIADSRIPFIGVLGPEARKNRLLDSLGEQAAKIEGRVFGPVGLDIGAETPEEIALAIMAGILAAQNCRQGGQLTAQTLSSDA encoded by the coding sequence ATGGCCAATCAACTGTACACGCTGGTCGATGTTTTCCGCAATCTCGATCCCGACTCCGGCGATTTTGTGCTGGCTACGATCATCGAAACGCAGGGTTCGACCTATCGGAAAGCCGGAGCACGGATGCTGATCACCCACGACGGCGAATGCCTGGGGCTGCTGAGCGGCGGCTGTTTCGAAGGGGATCTGGTAGAGCGTTCGCGTTCGGTCTTTGCCAGCGGTCAGGCTGCGACGGTGCGGTACGACATGCGTTCGCCCGACGATGTGGTCTGGGGGCTCGGTCTCGGCTGCAACGGGGCGGTCAAAATCCTGCTGCAATTGCTGAGGGCCGAGGAGAATTTCTTTCCTTTGGATGCGCTGGCCCAGGCGACCTGCAATGATCGGCGGGGCGTTTTAGTCACCGTGACCGAGTCCACTCACCCGCCATTGCCGGCGGGGCGGTCGCTATTTTTCAGCGCAGAAGATTTCGAAAACGCTCCCGCGCCCTGGCCTCATGATCTGATCGCCGCGGCGCGGCAGACTTTGCCGGACGACAAACCGCATCTCGAAACCCATCTTGTCGAGGGACATGCGCTCACTGTCTTTTATGACCCGATTCGCCCGTTGTCGCACCTGTTGATCGTGGGGGTCGGCGCCGATGCGGTTCCGCTGCTGCAATGCGCCAAGGCGTTGGGCTGGCGGGTCACGCTTGTCGATCACCGTCCGGCCTATCTCAAGCCGGAACGCTTCGCGTCGGCCGATCGCCTATTGTATTGCCCACCGCCGGCTTTGGCAGGCACTCTACCGCTCGATCGTTTCGATGCGCTCGTGCTGATGACGCACAGTTTGGACTATGACGCCCGTTACCTGAAGGTCATCGCGGACAGCCGCATCCCGTTTATCGGTGTGCTGGGGCCGGAAGCGCGGAAAAACCGGCTTCTGGACAGCCTCGGCGAGCAGGCGGCGAAGATTGAGGGCCGCGTCTTCGGGCCGGTCGGTCTCGATATCGGCGCGGAAACGCCGGAGGAAATCGCGCTTGCCATCATGGCCGGGATTCTGGCCGCGCAAAACTGCAGGCAGGGCGGCCAGTTGACGGCTCAAACACTATCCTCCGATGCCTGA
- a CDS encoding phage integrase N-terminal SAM-like domain-containing protein, giving the protein MLQYLIIDSNLPMLAKNTPPKLLDQVRDKIRVKHYSIRTEKLYVQWIKRFILFHGKRHPLEMGAVEVEAFLTHLAVESHVSASTQNQALSALLFLYNLLDPGYDIRMVQELLGHRMCIRR; this is encoded by the coding sequence ATGCTACAGTATTTAATTATTGATAGCAACCTTCCTATGCTAGCGAAAAATACACCGCCTAAACTCCTTGATCAAGTCCGCGACAAGATTCGCGTCAAGCACTACAGCATCCGTACCGAAAAGCTCTATGTGCAGTGGATCAAGCGGTTTATTTTGTTTCATGGCAAACGTCATCCGTTAGAAATGGGTGCGGTGGAGGTTGAAGCATTTTTGACGCATCTGGCTGTGGAAAGCCATGTATCGGCTTCAACGCAAAATCAGGCGTTGTCCGCTTTACTGTTTTTGTATAATTTGCTCGATCCGGGCTACGACATCCGCATGGTGCAGGAGTTGCTCGGGCACAGGATGTGCATACGACGATGA
- a CDS encoding DUF6966 domain-containing protein: protein MHPNIQKLVALLEAAQSLLAQYGEKHWSSWLENDARLIRNLDLYGVEHLLTAYGGMGSINDLVIHPTNGHKIKDSDVASANEKFEILRTKIYSLAKRLAMEEANVRRNA from the coding sequence ATGCATCCGAACATTCAAAAATTGGTGGCGTTACTGGAGGCAGCTCAATCATTATTAGCTCAATACGGTGAAAAACACTGGAGTAGCTGGTTGGAAAATGACGCGCGCTTAATTAGAAACCTAGACCTATATGGTGTGGAGCATTTACTCACTGCATATGGCGGCATGGGCAGCATAAATGATTTAGTAATTCACCCGACAAACGGGCACAAAATTAAAGATTCTGATGTTGCTTCTGCCAATGAAAAGTTTGAGATATTGCGTACCAAAATTTATTCACTAGCTAAAAGGTTGGCTATGGAGGAAGCAAATGTACGTCGTAACGCCTAA
- a CDS encoding IS110 family transposase has translation MANDHTNTDNVVKVLGIDLAKQSFHLYGVDVAGQRVINKTLSRKQLAAFVANLPPCLIGLEACGGAHHWARRFSAFGHTVRMMAPQFVKPYVKSNKNDAVDAEAICEAVQRPNMRFVPTKGIEQQDIQSLHRVRSQLVSRRTAQANQVRGLLLEYGLVIPKGIHHVRKALPALLEDSENALSALFRELLNELYDEMGYLDQRIATLERKLAAISAQHEDCQRLMTIPGVGLLTATALLAAIGDISVFKSGRELAAWLGLVPRQHSTGGKPTLLGISKRGDAYLRTLLIHGGRSVSRVAHKHEDKHHLWISDIKRRRGENISNVAVANKNARIAWALLTKKENYRAAA, from the coding sequence ATGGCAAACGATCATACAAACACCGACAATGTCGTCAAAGTATTGGGCATTGATTTGGCTAAACAAAGCTTCCATTTATACGGTGTCGATGTTGCCGGGCAGCGCGTCATCAACAAAACGCTCAGTCGCAAGCAACTGGCCGCTTTCGTGGCCAATCTGCCCCCTTGTCTGATTGGGCTGGAAGCGTGTGGCGGAGCCCACCATTGGGCGCGCCGTTTTAGCGCGTTCGGCCATACGGTGCGCATGATGGCGCCGCAGTTCGTCAAGCCCTACGTCAAATCGAACAAAAATGACGCGGTCGATGCAGAAGCCATTTGCGAGGCGGTACAACGCCCCAACATGCGTTTTGTGCCGACCAAGGGGATCGAACAACAAGACATTCAAAGCCTACATCGGGTGCGTAGCCAGCTGGTGTCCCGGCGCACCGCGCAAGCCAATCAGGTGCGCGGTCTATTATTGGAATACGGCCTGGTGATCCCGAAAGGCATTCATCATGTCAGGAAAGCCTTGCCGGCGCTTCTGGAAGATTCGGAGAATGCCTTATCCGCCTTATTCCGGGAATTGCTCAATGAACTTTATGATGAAATGGGGTATTTGGATCAACGCATTGCGACGCTTGAACGGAAATTAGCGGCCATCAGCGCTCAGCATGAAGACTGCCAACGGTTGATGACGATTCCGGGCGTGGGGCTACTAACCGCGACCGCGCTGCTCGCGGCCATCGGCGACATTAGCGTCTTTAAAAGCGGTCGGGAACTGGCAGCCTGGTTAGGGTTGGTGCCCCGGCAGCATTCCACCGGCGGCAAGCCGACGCTATTAGGCATCAGTAAGCGTGGCGATGCCTATTTGCGGACGTTGCTGATTCACGGCGGGCGCTCGGTTTCGCGGGTGGCACACAAGCACGAGGACAAGCATCATCTCTGGATCAGCGACATCAAGCGTCGACGCGGCGAAAATATTTCCAATGTCGCGGTGGCCAACAAGAATGCCCGCATTGCCTGGGCATTGCTGACCAAGAAAGAAAATTATCGGGCGGCAGCATGA
- a CDS encoding REP-associated tyrosine transposase, whose product MARPLRLELAGGLYHVTSRGNARSEIYLDDEDRVNWLELFNDVCSRFNWICHAYCLMSNHYHVVVETVEGNLSKGMRQLNGVYTQTFNRKHRRVGHVFQGRYKAILVEKDSYLLELSRYVVLNPVRAQIVKDVADWPWSSYRAMIGKVPPLRCLHVDWLLSQFGSEREQAIVRYKNFVRAGIGLPPVWEKLKNQIFLGEKAFVERLQSQIQAESGNLKEIPKAQRRPLGKPLSYYVETFPNAKEGVKKAYASGDYTMQQIADAFGVHYSTVSRAVHKSRSKNA is encoded by the coding sequence ATGGCGAGACCACTCAGATTAGAATTGGCAGGTGGGTTATATCATGTGACTTCGCGGGGCAATGCAAGAAGCGAGATATACCTTGATGATGAAGACCGAGTAAACTGGCTCGAATTGTTCAACGACGTTTGCTCCCGGTTTAACTGGATTTGCCATGCGTATTGTTTGATGAGCAATCATTACCATGTGGTGGTGGAGACTGTGGAGGGCAATTTATCCAAAGGCATGCGTCAGTTGAACGGCGTTTACACGCAAACTTTCAATCGGAAACATCGGCGCGTCGGCCATGTGTTTCAAGGTCGCTATAAAGCTATCCTAGTGGAAAAGGACAGTTATTTACTTGAGCTGTCTCGCTATGTGGTGTTGAATCCGGTTAGAGCGCAAATCGTCAAAGATGTAGCGGATTGGCCGTGGAGCAGTTATCGAGCAATGATCGGTAAAGTTCCGCCGTTAAGATGCTTACATGTTGATTGGTTGTTAAGCCAATTTGGTTCGGAACGAGAACAAGCGATTGTTCGATATAAGAATTTTGTCCGTGCGGGCATCGGATTGCCTCCCGTTTGGGAAAAACTAAAAAATCAGATTTTTCTTGGCGAGAAAGCCTTCGTGGAAAGACTACAAAGCCAAATTCAAGCCGAATCGGGGAATTTAAAAGAAATCCCAAAAGCACAACGAAGACCTTTAGGCAAACCATTAAGCTATTATGTCGAAACCTTTCCCAATGCCAAGGAAGGAGTGAAAAAAGCTTATGCGAGCGGTGATTACACCATGCAGCAAATTGCCGATGCATTTGGCGTACATTATTCTACAGTCAGTAGAGCGGTCCATAAAAGCAGATCCAAAAATGCTTGA
- a CDS encoding type II toxin-antitoxin system RelE/ParE family toxin → MIKSFAHKGLEKFFTTGNQSGIQAIHAKRLRLILALLNDANQLGDLEAPALRLHPLKGNFEGFWSLTVQANWRVIFRFEDGNASVVDYLDYH, encoded by the coding sequence ATGATCAAAAGCTTCGCTCATAAAGGTCTGGAAAAGTTCTTTACCACGGGTAATCAAAGCGGTATCCAGGCAATTCACGCCAAACGCTTGCGTCTAATTTTAGCGTTGCTAAACGATGCCAATCAATTGGGGGACTTGGAGGCTCCCGCGCTGCGCCTCCATCCCTTAAAAGGTAATTTTGAAGGCTTTTGGTCTCTTACGGTACAAGCGAACTGGCGGGTGATCTTTCGCTTTGAGGACGGCAATGCTTCCGTTGTCGATTACCTGGACTACCACTAA
- a CDS encoding HigA family addiction module antitoxin: MKMYNPPHPGEILYELWLQPLNLTITQTAQKLNVTRKTVSALVNGKTGVSPEMALRLELAFGKSAESWLAAQSAYDLWQLESKRDSLGVHRVAA, from the coding sequence ATGAAAATGTATAATCCCCCGCATCCGGGTGAAATCCTTTATGAACTCTGGCTGCAACCTCTCAATTTAACGATTACCCAAACAGCCCAAAAGCTCAACGTTACCCGTAAAACAGTGTCGGCATTGGTAAACGGTAAAACGGGAGTGAGCCCCGAAATGGCTTTGCGGTTGGAGTTGGCGTTTGGTAAAAGCGCTGAGTCATGGCTTGCTGCCCAATCGGCTTATGATTTGTGGCAACTGGAATCTAAACGCGATAGTTTAGGCGTTCATCGTGTGGCGGCTTAA
- a CDS encoding REP-associated tyrosine transposase, which translates to MARPLRLELAGGLYHVTSRGNARSEIYLDDEDRLNWLELFNDVCSRFNWICHAYCLMSNHYHVVVETVEGNLSKGMRQLNGVYTQTFNRKHRRVGHVFQGRYKAILVEKDSYLLELSRYVVLNPVRAQMVKDVADWPWSSYRATIGQVPPLKCLHVDWLLSQLGSEREQAIVRYQNFVRAGIGLPPVWEKLKNQIFLGEKAFVERLQSQIQAESGNLKEIPKTQRRPLGKPLSYYVETFPNAKEGVKKAYASGDYTMQQIADAFGVHYSTVSRAINKSRSKNA; encoded by the coding sequence ATGGCGAGACCACTCAGATTAGAATTGGCAGGCGGGTTATATCATGTGACTTCGCGGGGTAATGCAAGAAGCGAGATATACCTTGATGATGAAGACCGATTAAACTGGCTCGAATTGTTCAACGACGTTTGCTCCCGGTTTAACTGGATTTGCCATGCGTATTGTTTGATGAGCAATCATTACCATGTGGTGGTGGAGACTGTGGAGGGCAATTTATCCAAAGGCATGCGTCAGTTGAATGGTGTTTACACGCAAACTTTCAATCGGAAACATCGGCGCGTCGGCCATGTGTTTCAAGGTCGCTATAAAGCTATCCTAGTGGAAAAGGACAGTTATTTGCTTGAGCTGTCTCGCTATGTGGTGTTGAATCCGGTAAGAGCGCAGATGGTCAAAGATGTAGCGGATTGGCCTTGGAGCAGTTATAGAGCAACGATCGGTCAAGTTCCGCCGCTAAAATGCTTACACGTTGATTGGCTGTTAAGCCAATTGGGTTCGGAACGAGAACAAGCGATTGTTCGATATCAGAATTTTGTCCGTGCGGGCATCGGATTGCCTCCCGTTTGGGAAAAACTAAAAAATCAGATTTTTCTTGGCGAGAAAGCCTTCGTGGAAAGACTGCAAAGCCAAATTCAAGCCGAATCGGGGAATTTAAAAGAAATCCCAAAAACGCAACGAAGACCTTTAGGCAAACCATTAAGCTATTATGTCGAAACCTTTCCCAATGCCAAGGAAGGAGTGAAAAAAGCTTATGCGAGCGGTGATTACACCATGCAGCAAATTGCCGATGCATTTGGCGTACATTATTCTACAGTCAGTAGAGCGATCAATAAAAGCAGATCTAAAAATGCTTGA